The Heterodontus francisci isolate sHetFra1 chromosome 13, sHetFra1.hap1, whole genome shotgun sequence genome includes a region encoding these proteins:
- the stpg4 gene encoding protein STPG4 isoform X1 — translation MGSKCSQRYQIARTNEKETAGSFLRVLPIGCHNFSGRSAEIILRGLSGVFRQSYCNWEIPGIYRLSSPAVCLQKEGPAPGQYDVKHHTVSQIMTSSFQSKVPRFLPSPSKTPGPGTYDPIRQLPSWSRAASGLYYY, via the exons atgggcagcaaatgcagcCAGCGTTACCAAATCGCAAGAACAAATGAAAAAGAAACTGCTGGAAGTTTCCTGCGGGTTCTCCCCATTGGTTGccataacttcagtggaagatcAGCAGAAATCATTTTGCGTGGTCTGTCTGGGGTATTCCGACAAAGCTACTGTAATTGGGAAATTCCAGGCATTTATCGTCTGTCTTCACCAGCAGTCTGCCTCCAG AAAGAAGGACCAGCACCAGGCCAATATGATGTGAAGCATCATACTGTGTCTCAGATCATGACTTCCTCCTTCCAGTCAAAAGTGCCTCGGTTCTTGCCTAGTCCCAGT AAAACACCAGGACCAGGGACATATGATCCAATCAGACAGCTACCGAGCTGGTCCAGAGCTGCTTCCGGTCTGTACTATTATTAA